GAGATAACCAAATTGGGAAATCCTCGATAAGCTCCAAGGATTATTTACCTGAACGATCAAAATGCAATTCCATGTAAAGAACAATGAAAGAACtacttttttttctgtttcatttTTGTCTGAAAAAGAGGGATGCAACATCTCAGGAGCTTCGCTTAAGTGCATGTGTACGTATATAGTTGTAGAGAGAGATACTTACACCAGTTGGAAACTTGTCCAAGGTAAAGCCAGCCATACCAATTACTGCATGCACTGGGGCACTGTAGTTGCTATGATCGTATGTGTCGATCCCATTTTCATCTTTAACAGGCAATCCCTTGCATTGACTCCTATAAACCGTGCAGGTTCGCTCGTAGTTATGGACATGACCAAATAGGACCAAATCAACCTAGTTCAATTTTCCAAAGCAATGTtagaaagaaacaagaaaacaccAATTTGACACATAACGAATCCAAGagctattatttttttttttttggaagagaAACTCTTCTATTTTCTCCACGTCGAAATAAGTAAAAGACACAGAGAAGAtgaacaatgaaaaaaaaaacagaaaaaataatcaaactaGCTAGCGAGGGATGTTAATTACTTTGCTTTGAACCAGTAATGGTTCCActtcaaaaacaaattttggatCAACACTGAAGAGTCCATCTGCGGAGGTATACATGGGTCTATGCCTGCAACATTTGAAGAAGTCACAAGCATTTAATACAACATAAAAAGATGGGGTGGAAATCATGGGCTTATTTAATAGCTagaatcaaattgaaattattataatCTTGTACATAATAATCGGATTAACATAATTTAAACTGTAAATTGTGTATAATTTACCATAGTCCACTTCTTAATCACTGCAATGTAGAATGAAACAGAAgcacacaaacacacaaaaataacGGTTACAAATACTACAAAAACCTGAAGGTATTTCAGTTACACTTACCCCATAAAAATCAACCAAGGAGTTTTGGATCGATCAACAGAGGCCATGTCCCTTCTCATCCATTGATACTGTATAGTGTATCCATCGCATAGAGTAACAAAGCGAAAAACATCAAATAAGCTGAGAATACCATATGCTAGATTGGATAAATACAAGGCACTACAGAAGTGATTAATTATCTTTACCTGCTCAGAGTTTTGGGACCAGTCATGCTCTGTAGATATCACCGTGATGTGAACACTTGCTTGTTCTATGGAATACCATGGCTTATCCTTTGCCGGGGTTGGCATCGGAAAGTAGGTCTCATAAGGAACACCAGATTCTCCACCTGAATCTGGGGTTATGTAAACTGATCCAGTGTCTATATAGTCCCTGAAAAATGCATGGTCAAGCATATTGTTGATGCATGCATAGATTTGGATAAACATCATTAGGGATGGAAAACACAATCACACACAAGTACACGATTTTGAATGGTTCACCCATAATTAGGTTACATCCACTGTGGAGCTTCGAATATGTATTTGACTACGAGAGAGCTTTTACATTGTACAGTTGAGAGGAATAAAGCCTTAGTAAAAGAAGAGAGCCTTAGAGTGGGAGAGGCAAAGCCGGCCTTCTCTGCTTGCTGGTTGCCTCTTGCTTATGTACGCCTTACAAGTAGGCAAGTCATCAtgatttttgggatttaggtATATGGCTCCCCTTGATTTGGGATTTTAGGCATGGAGGAGGTATGGAGAAGGCATATGAGAGGGCATGGGACTTCCTTAATTGGTGGGATTTCATTGTGGGGTTTAGGTGAGGTCAACTTGGTGTCAACATATGTCTTAAGGAAAATCTTCTGAAAGTTTAGTGTGTTATGTGGTTAGCCGCCTGCTGGTTCATTTATAGAGTTGATTCTTTATTCAAATGTATATGGCCTAGATTAAGctttacaacataacatgtgAGATGTCTAGTAAGAGAACATTACCCTTCTTCAATATGCATTGCCACTATGGTAGTAAAGAGCATACCTCTCATGGTTTCCAATAGCTGTCATGTAAGAAACTCGAGAAGCTACGGGACTTATTTGGTGCAGGAAAAAATCCCATTCAACTAAAAATCCAGTGGCGTAGCTAATGTCTCCAATGTGGAAGATAGAGTCTACATGCCCTGAATTTATTTCTTCAGCCATGGCTTGAATTACTGAGAGGGATCCTGGCTATTCATACCACACAAGTATTATTTAGGTGTGGATGAATGATGAGCATATAGTTATTGCATTGCAGTACTAAATGTATCATATATACCTGAATGTAATGCTCTGTCGAACCATCACGAGGAGCCTTTCCCATGTCACCAAATGCGAGAAATTTGAGCTCATCAGATCCTCCTGCTGGGGGAGTCCggaattggatttcattgCTCCAACCAACTGAATCACTGCAATTTATTTTCCGTTCCCACATACATAAGGTCACTTTGTGTTCAAGAATTGGTAAGAAAGATGAAAAGGCTCTTTATAACTAATGCAAAAAATACACTTTTAGCACTTCCATCTTGCACCAcatctcattgaaattttggaatgGTGTTTtctgttcctttttcttttttcaaatatttgttttgtggtGGAAATTAGATATAGGGGGTTTATACATACCTTCCATATCTATAAGAGAAATTAGATAAAGGCTTAAGTCCTGTCATTACTGCTGTATGAATGAAGCCTGGGTCATGCCATCCGAAGTCCTTGGCTGGACTTGGTAGAACTGAACCtacaatttacaaaagaggtaccaaaaaaaaaaaaaactagagatCAAGGAGACCTTCAACGTTAAAACCATATCATAGGGTAATAAGCTAGTGTAACTTTTAGAATTTGTATTTTGCATGATCACATTGTTGATCACATCTTTTATAGAGGTATCGAGATATATATTAATGAGAAACGTATATATGGATATAGGATGTTGAGGAACTGACTTTGCATGTCATCTTGTGAAAATGTAGTAACTTGTGACGTCTGTTTTTTTCCGTCACCATATTGTACTTGCTGAGGTTTCTGATCACCACTGACCCATGTTAATCGTATCTGCACCCATAATTCATGGTCCATTGTGTTAGAACTATGATCTCACAAGTTGATAGAACCATCTCAgcgatattttttttatgggaaAAATATACGAAAACAGACATTTCAATCAACTTGcttcaatttgttaattaaattaagctGTTCTTAAAGCTCAAAACCACTTTGCAGCCTTCATAAGTGACTTCACGCTAAACTTAATTAGTTCAAGACGAGAATCACATAAAagggaaaattttatttttcaatttttcatattgtgtTGCGAGACTATGAATATACATAAGTTATTGCTATGTCAAAATTAATAGTGAAAATAATATAGAGTGTTACCGATGTTCCCGTCGAATCTGTGCTCGATAGATGTCCATATAATGGCTTATTTGGAGTGGCAAATCTCACAGGGCTTGACCTTTTCAAAATGCAAGGGGCCTCGAATCCACCAGAAAACAACACAAATTCAATGTCCGTTCTGATGTTAACAACATGAAATGATAATGCACCACCACAAGTGGACACCAAGCATCGACCATTCCGATACTTTTTGCATTCCTTCTTCTTGCAACTCAGATAGTCAGGATCATTGCTCATGTATGCTGCCTGCAGCAATTTCAAAAAATGTCAACGTActacatattatatattacaGGTCAGTCTATTTTGTTGTTATTCTTATCAATGTGAGATAGAGGGACTCGGAACCTCTTCCGacctttaagaaaaaaatcacTAAATTAAGAGTTAGTTGattcttgttttaattatattgatattgttCACGTACTTTCTAATCAGGTTATTTAGGGCTTGTTTGAGAATCACTTTAAAGTGGTtgtaagtgattttatgaagaAGATAGTGGCGGCGCCAGGATTTCACATTAGAGGGGACCCttcacaaaatttttaaaaataatttgaagagAGGAGTGTTAAATGCTAACTACTTAATAAGTTAATTTGACACTAACCACACGTTTTGGCCTACTTCATAATATCAGTtgatataaattaataatattatatacattCTTTACAATCATAATTGTAAtgaatttcttatttatttttagaaacatgaatttcatatttttaataatttgtctACACTATTAAAGACTGAActtataataatttatattccaacatagagaagaataaaaaaaagttcataaatCCCAACACTAAGGTACCCAACTCAATGAactcatacatgaaaaaaggacggaaaaaaaaatataaagcttaagttaaataaaagaaaaaagaaagaaatgttgTAAATTTAGAGTTTTTAGTGCAAAtatcataaattaattaaaaaagtttaaGGAAGATAAGTAGATAAGAGGTCAAGAAGTTTTATGGTTAATTTATAGACAATGAGAACCTaatatgttgtttattttagaATAAATATCCTACAACTAATCTAATGTATAGTAGTTAcataaaattggaaaaaatggAGTGGGGGCCTGGGACCACACTGGTCCCTTAATGGCTCTGCCACTGTGCACATAGCAGGCGCTTCTCCTTAGAATCGtttaaaaacacatattaagaaGCACGAGAGGTACTTCTCCCCATACTTGATTTTGTCTCTCCCAAAATCactttaaaattaaagagaCAATTATACTAAAAAGGATAACAATATCTAACTATGGTGAAATCTAAACATacgtatatatttttgttaaagCCAACTAATATTTTCCCAAGACTCTCACCCTACATGCACAATGTTTTGTTTATCAAGTTGCTGAGAAAATCACCACCATCTaacaaacaaatataatgAGGAAAACACAATCCAAACAGTTGTATTGAAAATGGACACAGAACTTATCCAACTAACTCATGCTCATCCACATGTTTGGTTCATCATTATCCGCTCAACAAAATATACgggaaattgatatggatatTAAAATCAAATGGAATAAACTGTTAGGCCCATAGGATTATGCTTTGTCAAACGTCAAAGCAAGTGCTTCGTTGGCTTTGTACGTAAATGTTTATGGTTTTCTTAACGCCACATTGTTAGTAACGTCGTACATTAAAGACAACATGGGCTGCCCCATGCCCAGCCACTTTTTCCAACTATGTggctcttaaatttttttatttttgatatattttttttctctttagctTTTATTCAttacaatttaaaaacttCTGTTACTACCGAAGAGCAATTCTTTTGTGACCTAACTATTAATTAGGACTACACTACACTCTTGAAACCTAATATATATCATGAgttctgatctcttggaccacaggagtccaagagattgtggtcacccaccgttggatattaatccaatggttcaaaaaagtttcttcaaagaagtgcaagagtgagtgaactgaatttacatccaacggtgagtgaccacaaatttcttggacccctgtagtccaagagatcaggactgtatatatcATTACTGTTATAGGAATAGGAATATGATCACTGGTATAACTCGTCCATTTGTAGAATCtagaacttttttttatgctGGGTTTTCGCTAATACGGGTTTCGCATgccaaaaataattgaaaaaaagaaaagttggaCAGAGAAGTTGACGATGAACTTCTAAAACGAATCCGATATCGCCATAAAAGGAGGAGAGTGAGTGGTGTGTATCAGTCGGGTGCCAATTTCACATTATTTGGCATCGATATCTACCAAATCAAAGCTGATATTCACATTAATTCATTACCATATATctaacttttctgtttttttttttctttatataaaaaaaggaccacatgcaaagagaaaaaaaagatatatatttgtttctttctttaaaaagaaaaagaaaaaaaaggacatgAGTAATATGAAAACGATAATTTTGTTTACCTTAACAGGATAATGGCAGAGAAGAGGAAGTTTGCTGAGATCGCCAGTC
Above is a window of Prunus persica cultivar Lovell chromosome G2, Prunus_persica_NCBIv2, whole genome shotgun sequence DNA encoding:
- the LOC18786762 gene encoding probable inactive purple acid phosphatase 27, translated to MGSSSTYCVVLNLSFLVFIFFLGSSFASFSSSSSSLHPLVFNSKVQHLNYTAISEFRVVNRRFLAECPHPSPYLQISINSTSSGLGDEEFLSVNVSGVLNPSKDDWVAMISPSHSDVSSCPLNGILYAQTGDLSKLPLLCHYPVKAAYMSNDPDYLSCKKKECKKYRNGRCLVSTCGGALSFHVVNIRTDIEFVLFSGGFEAPCILKRSSPVRFATPNKPLYGHLSSTDSTGTSIRLTWVSGDQKPQQVQYGDGKKQTSQVTTFSQDDMQSSVLPSPAKDFGWHDPGFIHTAVMTGLKPLSNFSYRYGSDSVGWSNEIQFRTPPAGGSDELKFLAFGDMGKAPRDGSTEHYIQPGSLSVIQAMAEEINSGHVDSIFHIGDISYATGFLVEWDFFLHQISPVASRVSYMTAIGNHERDYIDTGSVYITPDSGGESGVPYETYFPMPTPAKDKPWYSIEQASVHITVISTEHDWSQNSEQYQWMRRDMASVDRSKTPWLIFMGHRPMYTSADGLFSVDPKFVFEVEPLLVQSKVDLVLFGHVHNYERTCTVYRSQCKGLPVKDENGIDTYDHSNYSAPVHAVIGMAGFTLDKFPTGVNNPWSLSRISQFGYLRGYATKKEMKLEFVNADTRKVEDRFRITKASSSN